In the genome of Maniola jurtina chromosome 3, ilManJurt1.1, whole genome shotgun sequence, one region contains:
- the LOC123879169 gene encoding uncharacterized protein LOC123879169 — translation MDEKDTHRKAKHCILGLDLTRNKVPLTDVKGRPQRLLPVWVIRGYRTISFEAASLLAGCPPWDLEAKTLASLYQCNKEVRGRGELPMPQEYARHRSQLRGVLLVEWRERLDNPSAGHATIAAVRPVMEDWLGRQHGVLTFRLTQILTGHGCFGRYLHRIGREQSPDCHHCEDRLEDTAQHTLEECQAWAEQRRTLDAAVGGGGLSLPNIVQAMVGSETAWSAAASFCEEVMSAKEAAERVREISMVYPSRRRRSGRRRANDDLRPP, via the exons ATGGATGAAAAGGATACGCACAGAAAAGCAAAGCATTGCATTTTAGGTCTAGATTTGACCCGCAATAAAGTACCCCTAACTGATGTTAAAGGTAG accgcaaagattGTTGCCCGTCTGGGTAATAAGGGGGTACCGCACGATCTCCTTCGAGGCGGCGAGCCTCCTTGCCGGATGTCCACCCTGGGATCTTGAGGCAAAAACTCTCGCCTCCTTGTACCAGTGCAATAAGGAGGTGCGCGGGCGGGGTGAGTTACCGATGCCCCAAGAATATGCGCGGCATCGCTCCCAGCTCCGaggggtcttattagtggaatggaGGGAGCGGTTGGATAATCCCAGCGCAGGGCATGCCACGATAGCGGCGGTAAGGCCTGTCATGGAGGATTGGCTGGGGCGCCAACATGGCGTCCTAACCTTCCGGCTGACGCAGATACTTACCGGACATGGTTGTTTCGGTAGGTATCTGCATCGCATAGGTCGGGAGCAATCCCCCGATTGCCACCACTGTGAGGACCGCCTTGAGGACACGGCGCAGCACACCCTGGAGGAGTGCCAAGCTTGGGCAGAACAGCGCCGTACACTCGATGCGGCAGTTGGTGGTGGTGGTCTCTCGCTCCCAAACATCGTGCAAGCGATGGTTGGGAGCGAGACAGCGTGGAGTGCCGCTGCCTCCTTTTGCGAGGAGGTGATGTCTGCAAAGGAGGCGGCGGAACGTGTGAGGGAAATTTCGATGGTGTATCCCTCTCGCAGGAGACGCAGCGGGCGCCGAAGGGCAAATGACGACCTCCGGCCTCCATGA